One genomic region from Caldalkalibacillus thermarum encodes:
- the lspA gene encoding signal peptidase II, with product MIYFFIALVVLAVDQVTKWLVVHYMDIGQSIPLIENVFYLTSHRNPGAAFGILPNQRLFFIVMTTVVIIGLIYYLIKVKDQKKLLSLSLALILGGALGNFIDRLLTGEVVDFLDVKITIGTFFYDYPIFNVADSALVIGVALMLIDTLRETKQNKNE from the coding sequence ATGATCTATTTTTTCATTGCACTCGTGGTCCTGGCTGTAGATCAAGTGACCAAATGGCTGGTTGTCCATTATATGGATATCGGTCAATCGATTCCACTTATTGAGAACGTTTTTTATTTGACCTCCCATCGCAATCCCGGTGCTGCTTTCGGTATTTTGCCTAACCAGCGTCTTTTTTTCATTGTGATGACCACTGTGGTGATCATAGGCCTCATTTATTATCTCATTAAGGTTAAAGATCAGAAAAAACTCTTATCCTTATCTCTAGCACTTATTCTGGGCGGGGCCCTGGGCAACTTTATCGACCGTTTGTTGACAGGAGAAGTGGTGGACTTTTTAGATGTCAAAATTACCATCGGCACCTTTTTCTATGATTATCCTATTTTTAATGTGGCGGACAGTGCGTTAGTCATTGGTGTCGCCCTGATGCTAATAGACACCTTGAGAGAGACTAAACAGAATAAAAATGAATAA